One part of the Ornithodoros turicata isolate Travis chromosome 2, ASM3712646v1, whole genome shotgun sequence genome encodes these proteins:
- the LOC135384359 gene encoding uncharacterized protein LOC135384359 — MPLVLLGLRTALKTDLHCCPAELVYGTTIRVHGEFFTASPQPAATDSYLAQLRTTFQNLWYTPSRLSSARPPFILKDIFLTTHVFIRNDAVHSSLLPPYLGPYQVLRRSEKFFTLNIAGREDVVSIDRLKPAYIDQHDTLIHHLPWPTTPNTEPTQRSRQVHWALPLTL, encoded by the coding sequence ATGCCCCTCGTGTTACTTGGGCTGCGTACTGCTCTCAAGACGGACCTTCATTGTTGCCCGGCTGAGCTCGTTTATGGCACTACCATCCGCGTGCACGGGGAATTCTTCACTGCATCACCACAACCTGCTGCTACCGACTCGTACCTTGCCCAGCTCCGAACCACCTTTCAGAATCTCTGGTACACCCCTTCACGACTGTCTTCGGCACGACCCCCGTTCATCCTCAAGGACATCTTCCTTACAACTCACGTCTTCATCCGCAACGACGCCGTACACTCCTCGCTCCTCCCACCCTACCTCGGCCCTTACCAAGTACTCCGTCGTTCCGAGAAGTTTTTCACTCTGAACATCGCCGGACGAGAAGACGTCGTCTCcatcgacaggcttaagccTGCCTACATTGACCAGCATGACACCCTCATCCACCATCTCCCATGGCCTACAACACCCAACACCGAGCCGACTCAACGGTCCCGCCAGGTCCACTGGGCTCTCCCGCTCACTTTGTGA